One Candidatus Limnocylindrales bacterium genomic window, CTAGGGGAGCAGGTTCGACAGGCGAAATCAGAAGGTATTGAACAGGTCATTGTAGATCCGGGAATTGGATTTGGGAAAACCCTGCATCATAATCTCGAAATTATTCGAAATTTAAAAGCTTTTAAGTCCCTGGATTGTCCCCTTCTGCTGGGTACTTCTCGGAAAACCTTTATTGGAAAGATTACCGGTGTAGAGAATCCCCAGGACCGATTGGAAGGAACAATTGTGACCAATATTATCGGGATTATGAATGGGGCCGATATAATTCGGGTCCACGATGTAAAGGCTTGTAAGCGGGCCATCCAGGTTTATGAAGCCATATTTTTCCCCTGATAAGGCTTCACCTCATGAAAATCCTTTAATTCTTGCCTCAACTCTAACACTGTCTTTTTGAAGATGGGATGTATCCAGGTTGGATTCAGTTCAGCCAGGGGAATCAGTACAAACCCACGCTCATGGAGTCTGGGATGAGGAATTTCCAGATCAGCTTCCCTGAGAATCAAGTCGTTGTAGAAAAGGAGATCCAGATCGATAACCCGGGGCCCCCATTTGATGAGGTAGGTACGGCCCATCCCCCTTTCTATTTCTTTACATCTAAGGAAAACCTCTCGGGGAGGTAAGGAGGTTTTAATTTCTACAACACAATTTATAAACCAGTCTTGATGCGCATACCCTACCGGTTCGGTATAATATAGGGAAGAAATCTTGCTAACTTCGATCCCCGGTGTAGCCTGGAGTTGATGGATTGCTTCCTGGCAGTTTCTGACTTTGTCCCCTACATTGGAACCGATTCCGACATAAGCTGTTGTCTCCATTGAGATATGAAAACCCGGGAGAGATCCGGAGGTTGGGTTACTACTCCCGACCCTCTATGATCTCCACCCCGGTATTCTGCCCATGGACGGGGAAGAGAGTCGCTCTAACTTTCCCATGGAGAAATTCCTCGACCTTAGAGGCCAGTTCCTGTGCCTGCTCGTTTCCTTTTACCAGGCCGTAAACGGTCGGACCCCAGGAGCTTTGCCCGGCTCCGGCGGCTCCGCAAGCCAGCATATATTCAATCAGTTGCTCACAGATCTTATCTGCAAATAATCCCCCCTGGACGGTCTCGAAATAACTTCCTACGAGTTTCTGGATCTGGGTTAAAGCTTCACCGAAAACTTTTAAATTTTCTTCGATCAAAGCCGGTAGCATTTGCATGACCAGAATTCTACAGACTTCCCCAACCCGGTAAGGAGAGACAGGAAGAAGCTGTTCAAAGGCCCGTTGTTCTTTTTCCCCACTTAAACCTTTCTGGATTTCAGGAATAACAACTAAAAACATCCAGTTTTCGGGGAAAGGATATCGGAAAAGGATCGGAGGAGGGGAAATGTCTCTTTGATGGGGGGGAGGAGTCCGGGGATGTCCTCCATCGACTAAAAACCCGCCCTGGGTAAAGGCTCCAATCCCGATTCCCGAGCGACAACCCCGTACCATGACTCTGGCCAGTTCCGGGATAGGGATGTCCTTTTGAAAGAATTTAGCCAAACCGAAAGCCACCGCCAGGGATAACTGAGTCCCAGACCCCAATCCCACATGCTCAGGAATTCTCTCCTTAAGATGAACCTTCACCGGCTCTTTAATATTATAATGATGGAGAAATCGCCTGACCAGAACTTCCACTTTACCGGTGGTATCTCCCTGGATCATCAACTCCCCGGCTTCGGATATTTCTAAAACTATTCCCGGCTTGTGAATAGTTACACCAATACTACCGAAGATCCGATTTAAAGAACCGTTTAAGTCCAGTAATCCCAGATGAAGCCGGGAAGGTGTTTTAAGAGTTAAAGTCATTTTGAAATCTGGCTTATCCTTTCCTATCGGAGAGTATAGGGGTATCACCTCTATACTCCCACGACCCTTCTAAGCCCCCCTGGAAGGGTCTTCAAGGCCATCTTTCTAAGTCACTACGGCTTCCGTATTTGCAGCCTGCCGGACGTAGTTCATAAGATACTCCATGGCCTGTTCCTCCTGAAGCCCACCGGTCTTTTTAACAATGACGGCAAACTCTTCAAATTTCTCTAAAATCTTTTCTACTCCAATAAACCTGATCCGCGTGGCTAAAATAGCTGCCTCGATAATAGCATTCTTGGCCCGATTAAACCCGATAAAATCCCGGATCCGACCTCTTTTAACAATCCGGGTTGTAAACCTTGCACGTTCACTGCTACAATCCACTTCCGATACCACAAACTCATAATAGTAGCACGTATCCTTCAGCACGAAACCCTGAATACATTCTGCCGGAAAACTCTCGAACTGTGGGGATGATACCGCACTTTCGGCAAAAATTAATACATTATCTGTAATATGAACAACCCCCTGGCGCGTAGCCAGGAGATTTCGATAGGTAGTTCCTTCCTTATAAGGTCGGATGATAATCCTATCCTCTTCTAGCACAACCCCCATGGGGGCAAAATTGACCTGACCTTGCTCGTTGATGGTTGAAACAATAGTTTCAGTAATCACAAATCTTCAAAAAATCTGACCGGTTATTTCCTACTACCAGGCGAAAGTAAGAATCTCCCCGTATATCCTCGACCCATTCCAGGGTCCCCTGGGCCTGAATGACCTCTCCCTTACGAGCTCCACAGAACCGACCCCGGTAAGAAATCAGTTCTTGAAGAGAATCCAGACCCTTTTGAAAGCTAAAAAAGGAAGGGGAAAAGGTATCAGAAAATGGAAGCGGTTTCCTTTCTATCCACCGAACACGACGAACGACGAGGGGATAGCGACAGGGTGTAAACAGCGCTTCCTCATCATTCTGAACTATGCCTTCAACCCAGGCCGTTCCCATAGGGGTATACACGCAGTCTTCATATCTTTCCGTGATCTCATCCCTATCCTTTAACAATCGAATATAGAAATCAAGAGTTTGTTGGGCCGAAGGAATACCTTTACATACTTTTCCTACTTCAAACTTACCTTGAAGCCGCTTCCGCCGTTCAAACTTTACGAATTCTTCAAAGGAAAGAGCCGTATCTTGGGATCGAAATTCCCACAATTTCCTCAATTCCTCCGGTCGATAGGGACGTATGGGACTATCCGGATTTTGAAAAAGCTTCGCCATGCCTTCGTAGACCTTAAGACCCTGTTGAGAGCCATAAACAATCCAATCAAGGTCCGACCGGGGTGTGGCCAGTCCCACAAGAAATGAACCTGAGATACCCAGGGCCGTAAGAGGGATTTGGGATGCCTCCTGGAGGATCCTGACGAAACTCCTTAGAATTTCTCCATGGGGTTGAGAAATTGCAGATTCTTCGTTCATAACCTCCCACAGATATTCTTGAGGTCGATATATTTTCCCTATACGCTCGTGAGGAACAGCTTGAAGAATGGTATCCTGGATCCGTTGATCCTGATAAAGATAATGGGGAAATTTCTCCTTTAATATCTGATAGCGATCGTTCAATGCATAGACCTTTTTATAACGAACTCCGTTTCGAAGGCGAGTCCCGTCTGGATCAGGGAAGTAGCGGAGAAAGGCGATCACATGGGTTTTGGGATGGACGAACCCCTTGACATCAAAAATAAGATGTTCCACGGTCTCTATAAAATCACCTTCCCGGGCCGATATCATAGAGGTATCCCTAAACCTTGAGCGAAATAATTATTCCTCGATCACGCTTAACAGTAAATCCAGTCCAGTACGCTTAACAGTAAATCCAGTCCAGTACATGTTCATGGGCTTCTTTGATACCCAGATGGGTCACAATATTTTCAAATATACCGCCTTCGATCCCATTGGCTATAATGGCGGCTCCTATGGCCGATTCGAAACCTTCTTTATCATTTTGTAATATCCGGGTAGGATAACGATGGCCTAATTTTTCCTGGACCCACCGTTTATTTCTTCCCGTTAAAAGAATAGAATCCATGTGATAGAAATGCATAAAGGCCAGGAGTTCCTTTTCCAGGCTTTCCCAGAATGCTTTCTCTCCATACCCGGGGAATTTCTCTTCGAGATCCAGGAATCCTCCCCTGTAAATTTGGGCTTTGGTATTAAAATTATAAAGATATGCCAGCTCCCCATCAATACTTCCACGACTTTTGGGTCCCATACAACCCGCCGTACCACCCAAGG contains:
- the folK gene encoding 2-amino-4-hydroxy-6-hydroxymethyldihydropteridine diphosphokinase, giving the protein METTAYVGIGSNVGDKVRNCQEAIHQLQATPGIEVSKISSLYYTEPVGYAHQDWFINCVVEIKTSLPPREVFLRCKEIERGMGRTYLIKWGPRVIDLDLLFYNDLILREADLEIPHPRLHERGFVLIPLAELNPTWIHPIFKKTVLELRQELKDFHEVKPYQGKNMAS
- a CDS encoding beta-ribofuranosylaminobenzene 5'-phosphate synthase family protein: MTLTLKTPSRLHLGLLDLNGSLNRIFGSIGVTIHKPGIVLEISEAGELMIQGDTTGKVEVLVRRFLHHYNIKEPVKVHLKERIPEHVGLGSGTQLSLAVAFGLAKFFQKDIPIPELARVMVRGCRSGIGIGAFTQGGFLVDGGHPRTPPPHQRDISPPPILFRYPFPENWMFLVVIPEIQKGLSGEKEQRAFEQLLPVSPYRVGEVCRILVMQMLPALIEENLKVFGEALTQIQKLVGSYFETVQGGLFADKICEQLIEYMLACGAAGAGQSSWGPTVYGLVKGNEQAQELASKVEEFLHGKVRATLFPVHGQNTGVEIIEGRE
- a CDS encoding DUF447 domain-containing protein yields the protein MITETIVSTINEQGQVNFAPMGVVLEEDRIIIRPYKEGTTYRNLLATRQGVVHITDNVLIFAESAVSSPQFESFPAECIQGFVLKDTCYYYEFVVSEVDCSSERARFTTRIVKRGRIRDFIGFNRAKNAIIEAAILATRIRFIGVEKILEKFEEFAVIVKKTGGLQEEQAMEYLMNYVRQAANTEAVVT